Part of the Anopheles coluzzii chromosome 3, AcolN3, whole genome shotgun sequence genome is shown below.
TCGGATTGCCACTACCACCGGACAGGAACGGTCCACCGCCGCCCGGCAGTGCAAGCGGGCCGGCTCCTCCGCCGTGCGAAACGGTTAAACTCTGCGGCCCAGCACTATTCATCCCGTCCGGGTTGTTTGCCAGCGGGTAGCCCCCGATCTGTCCCGGTCCGGCCGTGAGCGCTCCCAGGAAATCCGCTTCCCCGAAGATAACTagcttgaaatcgatgcttgCGTTCGGCTGAATCGGTAGCTTCTGCTGCAGCTCGTCCGTCGCTAGCTGAAATATTCGATTCTGCAGCGAAGCGTCCAGCGTCGAGTGGAAGGTCGCATCCACGTACTCGATCGGGATGTTGCTGGCGTTCGTGAGCGTAATCGTGCACTCGCCCCGCTCCCCGTTGTAGAGCGTGATGCTGGCGGAGGTGGTGACAAAGTCCGCGTTCGGCATGCCGCTAAACGTGGCCGTCTGCGGCAGGCTCGTCTTCGTTTCCAGCTTCGGCAGCGCCGGTATCACCTTCACCTTGTAGCACGGTGGCAGATGGCGCTCCTTGCGGTGCAGCATGTGCTTCAGCCGGCAGTTCGATTTCACGCCCAGCGTGTGCGTGCTGTAGCCCTGTATCTCCAGCTCGCCGCACTCGATCGACGTACCGTGCAGGGAGACGTTCGTGAGTGCGTTCGGCTGCAGCGTGACGGTTTGCGGGAACGCCTCAAACACAACGCCCGTCGTGAGCAGCCGCATGTCCGATACCTGCAGCTCGAACGGGAGCGGATTCGTGAGCGCCAGGCTCACCTCGCACACGTCGTGCTGCACCCAGTCGAACGTGATCTTGCTATCGTCGCGCTCCACACCGCGCCGATCGAGCGAGCTGAAATGGATCGGCGTGAACAGGAACGGCCCACTGTCCACCTTGCTAACGACGATCTTGACCGGCCGCAGGTGCGGTGGCAGATCCTTCACCAGCAGCCCCGTACAGTGCGGCAGGTCGGTGAGGTTGGCCGGCGGTATGACGATGCCGTTCTCGAGCACCAGCGGAACCGGCGCTCCCTCGCACTGGGCGCTCAGGTTTTGCAGCTGCAGCGCCATTTCCCGCTGCTCCAGTGGCGTCAGATTTTTCCACATCGTTTGCAGCAAAAAGGTCATGTGACGCGTCGCCAGAGCCGACTGGCCGAGGCGCCGGGCCGTCCCgaccagctgctgcagcagatcgATCTGCAGCACCGGCCAGCCCATATTGTTCTCCAGCACCTCGTTCGGCTCGAGCGACAGCTTGTGGCCGGAGAAGCTTTCCAGCATCAGCCGGTAGCTTTGGCCCCAGTCGGGATTGCTGTTGCTTTGGGCGACGTGACGCCACGCGGCCAGTCGCTGACAGAACGCCGCCTTGCGGTTGTAGCCAATCTTTTGGTAGAGATCGGTCAGCACCTCGAACCGCCGCACCCGCTGCTGCTCGGTCATGTTCAGGTTGATGTACAGCACGTTCTGCAGGAACATGGCCACGTCCAGGTTTTTGCCCTGCTCGATGCAGATGCGGGCCGCCTTGAGCGCTGCCTCCGTCTCGATGATGCCCGCGTTCCGGTACTTGCTGTAGTTGATGATGGCATCCCGATAGCGTACGGTAATTTCGTCCGGCTGCAGGATGTTGGCCGGGAACTTGGGCGCAAGCCCGCTGCCTGCCACCGCCGCCTTGTTCACCAGCGTGCCCGAGTCCGAGGAGGAGCCACTGGCCGTCCCACTGCCCGCCGAACCCGACGACAGACTCGAGCTGATCGACGATGCGGACGAGTTGGAGGAGGCGGACGTTTTATCCGCCCCGAGCACGGTGGCCGCGTCCGCCGACGTGCTTAAATTGATCACCATGTCCGACTTTTTGTGCTTCAGCGTCGAGGAGCTGTCGCCATTGTAGCTGCCCGTGTACAGCTGGTTCCGGGCGAGGTTAAACTTCTGGGGAGAGGACGAGTTCTCCTGCAGACTAGAGTTGCGCTGTATCGACATGGTGTAGCGGAAGTTCGGGTAGAGCAGTATGGCGGACGCGGCGCACAGGCCCTCGTTCGCCGCGCCCAACCACAGCGAGTCACTTATGGCACGTAGGGTTTCGCTGGCCGCGTGAAAGAAGTGGAGCGACTCGGCCACCAGGCCGGCCTGCAGCGTCAGGTCGCCCAGGTGCTTCGTCATGCGCCCGATGCAGCGCTTCCGGTTGTTGCGGCTCTCCAGATCGAGCCCGACGAAATCTTTCTTCTCGAACGGCgcgagcagcagcggtgccttCTCCAGCTTCTCGCGCGTCTTCTCCATCCGCTTCAGCTCCAGTATGTAGTAGATGGAGGTGATGAACTCCGAAATCTTGGTCTCCAGGTTGCTGCACGGATCGTTCTCGGGGTAGAAGAACGCCCGGCTCTTGAAGTTGCTCGGCGTCTGGAAGCACTTTTCGATGGCCGGCGGCCCGGCCGGCCGACCGTCCGTACCGTTCGAGCCCGCGCCATTCTGTAGCTTCTGCAGCTCGTCCGTGCTCGGGCCGAACAGCAGGCAGCGCGAATCGAACAGCGTGTGCGTGTACTTCACCTTGAGCGATTCGTGCACCCGGCACAGCTCGTTCAGCTCGCTCTGCGCCTCGAACTTGCCCACCGTAATGAGGCCGAGCAGCCGGCGGTGGGTCTGAAAGTCGCCCCAGTCGTTGTTTTCCACCGGATGGTCGCGTATGTACCGCACCCAGATATCTCTCGTCGTGCCCGTCGAATCTGCTGTACAGAAACAATGCAATATTAATGCTTTCGTTTGCACCATTTGCCCCCTTCACACTTACCAGGTATTTTAACGTTGTTAACacgctgcacccgctcgaaGACGCGCTGCAAAGACCGTGGCTTCGAGGAACCGATACCTCGCACCAGGATTAACAAACAACCATGGTGGTAATGGTGCTGCTCATAATCTGGATGCGCCATAATCGGATCTCCCGGTCCTTGCGATAACATGTAGCTTACCGAGGATCTCATTTATTTCTCATTTACTCGCGTGCCCTCCCTGCCTCACTCTGGCTTGGTTGCTCCTATTTACACTGTCGCGTTTTCTCGCCTGTCTGTCCCCGCCGCGCAGCACACGCCGAACGATGGGCGAGCGATGCAACCACAATAAATACTCCCCCCTGAAAACGCTGGACCACTACTGAAGATAAGGAGAGGGGTGGAGGATGATGCTGTGCAGTGTGCGATTTCGCCCCCTTCGCCTTTAGCATTCGGGACACATCATCTTTCCACCCGATAGCCACAGCCCTGGGACGCACTATCCGcgatgcagcagcagggcCATACttcctggtggtggtggcggtggtggtgccccTCTACACGGACCGCTGGACCGAGC
Proteins encoded:
- the LOC120955039 gene encoding protein brunelleschi isoform X1; amino-acid sequence: MRSSVSYMLSQGPGDPIMAHPDYEQHHYHHGCLLILVRGIGSSKPRSLQRVFERVQRVNNVKIPADSTGTTRDIWVRYIRDHPVENNDWGDFQTHRRLLGLITVGKFEAQSELNELCRVHESLKVKYTHTLFDSRCLLFGPSTDELQKLQNGAGSNGTDGRPAGPPAIEKCFQTPSNFKSRAFFYPENDPCSNLETKISEFITSIYYILELKRMEKTREKLEKAPLLLAPFEKKDFVGLDLESRNNRKRCIGRMTKHLGDLTLQAGLVAESLHFFHAASETLRAISDSLWLGAANEGLCAASAILLYPNFRYTMSIQRNSSLQENSSSPQKFNLARNQLYTGSYNGDSSSTLKHKKSDMVINLSTSADAATVLGADKTSASSNSSASSISSSLSSGSAGSGTASGSSSDSGTLVNKAAVAGSGLAPKFPANILQPDEITVRYRDAIINYSKYRNAGIIETEAALKAARICIEQGKNLDVAMFLQNVLYINLNMTEQQRVRRFEVLTDLYQKIGYNRKAAFCQRLAAWRHVAQSNSNPDWGQSYRLMLESFSGHKLSLEPNEVLENNMGWPVLQIDLLQQLVGTARRLGQSALATRHMTFLLQTMWKNLTPLEQREMALQLQNLSAQCEGAPVPLVLENGIVIPPANLTDLPHCTGLLVKDLPPHLRPVKIVVSKVDSGPFLFTPIHFSSLDRRGVERDDSKITFDWVQHDVCEVSLALTNPLPFELQVSDMRLLTTGVVFEAFPQTVTLQPNALTNVSLHGTSIECGELEIQGYSTHTLGVKSNCRLKHMLHRKERHLPPCYKVKVIPALPKLETKTSLPQTATFSGMPNADFVTTSASITLYNGERGECTITLTNASNIPIEYVDATFHSTLDASLQNRIFQLATDELQQKLPIQPNASIDFKLVIFGEADFLGALTAGPGQIGGYPLANNPDGMNSAGPQSLTVSHGGGAGPLALPGGGGPFLSGGSGNPSIPSRISSPTNTHRRNELLTSSFRSSHSGHSSLATLSVGISTGHVPRQLDAQLRFKYSGGEGLQEGFCRQCAISFNVELLPSAQITNWDVLSAEIPSQFYLVLDVVNLTAQEMSLNYTSNKTILIEAKESCRVPVPVQRCPLERIFAAVAEHQQQQHGHHLHHHHHHHHSSHHHQIHSIGSGSADHHTMPSILSGVAGTSTSDSSDLTERVCSEHISENVNLKWSLPGIDCHGTASLRGITLSPAMLDLVTVPPLEWEVKVDDQVVAPQSEVSCVTGQFLSFSISICNLSASVLHQVQLSVQFYQDYQNGVQNYRLETRVTMSGPNHILIPSLNKDEKAFHKCSVLFFTPGRFKADIQCRSLSSTLQPPATLLQRTDELGGPAAAPGPDSASHVWRFIPPIEITVLDQQ
- the LOC120955039 gene encoding protein brunelleschi isoform X2 gives rise to the protein MRSSVSYMLSQGPGDPIMAHPDYEQHHYHHGCLLILVRGIGSSKPRSLQRVFERVQRVNNVKIPDSTGTTRDIWVRYIRDHPVENNDWGDFQTHRRLLGLITVGKFEAQSELNELCRVHESLKVKYTHTLFDSRCLLFGPSTDELQKLQNGAGSNGTDGRPAGPPAIEKCFQTPSNFKSRAFFYPENDPCSNLETKISEFITSIYYILELKRMEKTREKLEKAPLLLAPFEKKDFVGLDLESRNNRKRCIGRMTKHLGDLTLQAGLVAESLHFFHAASETLRAISDSLWLGAANEGLCAASAILLYPNFRYTMSIQRNSSLQENSSSPQKFNLARNQLYTGSYNGDSSSTLKHKKSDMVINLSTSADAATVLGADKTSASSNSSASSISSSLSSGSAGSGTASGSSSDSGTLVNKAAVAGSGLAPKFPANILQPDEITVRYRDAIINYSKYRNAGIIETEAALKAARICIEQGKNLDVAMFLQNVLYINLNMTEQQRVRRFEVLTDLYQKIGYNRKAAFCQRLAAWRHVAQSNSNPDWGQSYRLMLESFSGHKLSLEPNEVLENNMGWPVLQIDLLQQLVGTARRLGQSALATRHMTFLLQTMWKNLTPLEQREMALQLQNLSAQCEGAPVPLVLENGIVIPPANLTDLPHCTGLLVKDLPPHLRPVKIVVSKVDSGPFLFTPIHFSSLDRRGVERDDSKITFDWVQHDVCEVSLALTNPLPFELQVSDMRLLTTGVVFEAFPQTVTLQPNALTNVSLHGTSIECGELEIQGYSTHTLGVKSNCRLKHMLHRKERHLPPCYKVKVIPALPKLETKTSLPQTATFSGMPNADFVTTSASITLYNGERGECTITLTNASNIPIEYVDATFHSTLDASLQNRIFQLATDELQQKLPIQPNASIDFKLVIFGEADFLGALTAGPGQIGGYPLANNPDGMNSAGPQSLTVSHGGGAGPLALPGGGGPFLSGGSGNPSIPSRISSPTNTHRRNELLTSSFRSSHSGHSSLATLSVGISTGHVPRQLDAQLRFKYSGGEGLQEGFCRQCAISFNVELLPSAQITNWDVLSAEIPSQFYLVLDVVNLTAQEMSLNYTSNKTILIEAKESCRVPVPVQRCPLERIFAAVAEHQQQQHGHHLHHHHHHHHSSHHHQIHSIGSGSADHHTMPSILSGVAGTSTSDSSDLTERVCSEHISENVNLKWSLPGIDCHGTASLRGITLSPAMLDLVTVPPLEWEVKVDDQVVAPQSEVSCVTGQFLSFSISICNLSASVLHQVQLSVQFYQDYQNGVQNYRLETRVTMSGPNHILIPSLNKDEKAFHKCSVLFFTPGRFKADIQCRSLSSTLQPPATLLQRTDELGGPAAAPGPDSASHVWRFIPPIEITVLDQQ